A window of the Tunturibacter empetritectus genome harbors these coding sequences:
- a CDS encoding choice-of-anchor D domain-containing protein — MGLVVSSQHERLADRLSSRASRFFSAVVFFIALTVPAIVFGQLSFAAAAEQHEGGELSANSPSSHTIGSRRFLGGRTLVGNTPAAQAMDAARQKHAAMLVQQAASPQLSSLSAPWQAVGPNQVASIAYGNVTGRVTAIAIDPADPTGNTVYLGTTGGGVWKSINAAGPSVSVAFVPLTDTLPVFSPNAGTAAIPSLSIGAISIHSGVILAGTGDPNDASDSFYGSGLLRSADNGVTWTLIQESQDGIAGNHLFTGLGFAGFAWSTATPGTVVAAVSQAAEGVLVNAADATNSVMGLYYSTDAGVTWQMSTIMDGSQPVQTPQFPSQLLGGRAATAVVWNSVRQRFYGAIRYHGYYESADGVTWTRLTNQPGQGLTAVNCPTDPTSLGSPSCPIFRGALAVQANTGDTFALTVDQNNLDQGLWQDVCGLSGANCGNGIITFSRQLPSAALEIGNGSTVVPEADYNLALAAAPLGPAGSTQDTILYAGTTDLFRCSLAAGCVLRDTTNALNGCAAPAQVAPAQHAIATMATASQPLVYLGNDGGLWRSTDGVNQQSAPCSFDDATHFQNLNGGLGSLAEVISFAQHPTDAGTLLVGLGANGTAATASSGASSWPQLSTGEGGTVGIDQKNPSLWYVSTASGVSIRQCSKGTGCSSADFVGTPTIGPAQVDGDNSVIDAPWLLDPALPSNVLIGTCRVWRGPASGGSSWPSSNAISSFLAGPQGTSCVSTNPVLRSLAAGGVINNASSVQDSGSPVLYAGMAGKLDGGGSAGGHLYSITTAGTASSATTWADLATSPVTNSQGTGFNPGGFDLSAVAVDSHDASGKTVYATVMGFVGNGINTEHLYRSIDAGAHWSNISSNLPNAPANSVVVDPNDANTLYVAMDTGVYVTTAVTTCTIANCWSVYGIGLPNAPVVELAAAPAMATGDGRTGELRAATYGRGLWQIPLVTAAIAAQPTISLNPTSLTYSAQPIGNASAAQIITVTNMGLAPLTISQIAVTGDFTETANCVAGPIAINSTCTIQVVFLPTATGGRSGVLTVYGNVAGGQATATLSGTGLAAAAIVLDPVVLTFPSTTLNATSPVQNITISNTSNSAVGLQRVIVNGGDFRITVNTCGPSLGPGVGCTVGIAFTPSASGTRIGTLAVTDDAGTQTASLSGVGTSPATDALSPLTLTFGAQQVDTASATQQITLSNTGDLPLTLIAAQVTSGDFTVVNACGNSLNPHSTCSMNVAFAPKDVGPLSGVLSISDQYRTQTVTLNGTGIAPPGVSLAPFSMVVFPPTGVGLQSASQTITLTNNVGAPLSIQGISLTGDFVILPNSSTCGATVAPDAACVLQVAFAPTVGGPRTGSLTVTDSAGNSPQALSLTGPGVDFTLTTNGITSVTIMSGQNAVFPLLLSSASNVSGTAKFTCSGMPANSTCNITPSNIPLGSTTTVSVTVLTGVASASSNRPFIGRSGVILFVALFPLGLLVLRPARRSSVAGFALLCLLLAASGCGVGREIPLTSGSNPGGPSGPPTAAGTYTVVAAATSAGLTRSVNLTLIVQ, encoded by the coding sequence ATGGGCCTGGTTGTATCGTCACAACACGAGCGTCTCGCAGATCGCCTCTCCTCCAGGGCGAGTCGCTTCTTTTCAGCAGTCGTTTTCTTTATCGCATTGACCGTGCCTGCTATCGTCTTCGGTCAGCTGTCCTTCGCAGCGGCGGCTGAGCAGCATGAAGGCGGAGAGCTTTCGGCTAACTCCCCCTCGTCTCACACGATCGGGTCGCGTCGCTTTCTCGGTGGCCGTACTCTCGTCGGGAACACGCCCGCTGCACAAGCCATGGATGCCGCTCGTCAAAAGCATGCGGCGATGTTGGTACAGCAAGCTGCTTCGCCGCAGTTGTCGAGTTTGAGTGCGCCGTGGCAGGCAGTAGGGCCGAATCAGGTTGCCAGCATCGCCTATGGCAATGTGACTGGCCGCGTTACGGCGATTGCGATCGACCCTGCTGATCCAACAGGCAATACGGTGTATCTAGGTACGACTGGCGGCGGAGTTTGGAAGTCGATCAATGCGGCTGGACCATCGGTCAGCGTCGCCTTTGTCCCGCTAACGGATACGCTGCCGGTCTTCAGCCCGAATGCGGGAACCGCTGCGATTCCGTCGCTCAGCATCGGTGCGATCAGTATTCATTCCGGCGTGATCCTTGCCGGGACCGGGGATCCTAACGACGCCTCCGACTCTTTTTACGGAAGCGGGTTGTTGCGCTCGGCAGATAATGGGGTAACGTGGACGCTTATTCAAGAGTCGCAGGATGGCATTGCGGGCAACCACCTCTTCACTGGACTCGGCTTCGCAGGCTTTGCATGGAGTACGGCGACGCCAGGCACTGTTGTTGCAGCGGTCTCGCAGGCGGCTGAGGGTGTTCTCGTCAACGCAGCCGATGCGACGAACAGCGTCATGGGGCTCTACTATTCGACTGACGCGGGTGTGACCTGGCAGATGTCCACGATCATGGACGGCAGTCAGCCGGTACAGACGCCACAATTTCCTAGCCAACTTCTCGGTGGCAGAGCGGCGACGGCAGTTGTCTGGAACTCCGTTCGCCAACGTTTTTATGGTGCGATTCGTTATCACGGGTACTACGAGTCGGCAGATGGTGTGACCTGGACGCGGTTGACGAACCAGCCTGGGCAAGGACTCACTGCGGTGAACTGCCCAACGGATCCCACATCGTTGGGCAGCCCATCGTGCCCGATCTTCCGCGGGGCGCTTGCCGTGCAGGCCAACACAGGCGACACGTTTGCGCTGACGGTTGATCAAAACAATCTCGATCAAGGGCTGTGGCAGGATGTATGTGGTCTCTCCGGAGCAAACTGTGGCAATGGAATCATCACGTTTAGCAGACAGTTGCCGTCGGCTGCACTGGAGATTGGCAATGGGAGCACCGTCGTGCCGGAGGCAGACTACAACCTGGCGCTTGCGGCTGCGCCGTTGGGACCGGCTGGTTCGACCCAGGACACGATTCTCTATGCCGGGACGACTGATCTTTTCCGCTGCTCTCTCGCGGCGGGGTGTGTACTGCGGGACACTACCAATGCGCTGAATGGATGTGCTGCACCTGCACAGGTAGCGCCGGCTCAACATGCGATCGCCACGATGGCTACGGCCTCGCAGCCGCTGGTTTACCTTGGCAACGATGGGGGTCTCTGGCGATCGACCGATGGTGTGAACCAGCAGTCAGCTCCATGCTCCTTCGATGACGCAACGCACTTTCAGAATCTCAACGGCGGTCTTGGTTCGCTGGCGGAGGTCATCAGCTTCGCGCAGCATCCTACTGATGCCGGTACCTTGCTCGTCGGCCTTGGTGCGAATGGCACCGCAGCTACGGCGTCTTCCGGAGCGAGCTCGTGGCCGCAGCTTTCAACGGGTGAAGGCGGTACCGTTGGAATCGATCAGAAGAACCCTTCTTTGTGGTACGTATCCACTGCTTCTGGTGTGAGTATTCGTCAATGTTCCAAGGGAACGGGCTGCTCGTCTGCGGACTTTGTGGGCACACCGACGATTGGACCTGCGCAGGTTGATGGCGATAATTCAGTCATCGACGCTCCGTGGCTACTTGATCCCGCTCTCCCGTCCAATGTTCTTATTGGGACTTGCAGGGTATGGCGCGGCCCAGCGAGCGGTGGGTCTTCGTGGCCTTCCTCGAACGCCATCAGCAGCTTTCTGGCCGGGCCACAAGGCACATCTTGCGTCAGTACAAATCCGGTTCTGCGGTCCCTGGCTGCAGGCGGGGTCATAAACAATGCATCTTCTGTGCAAGACTCTGGTTCTCCGGTCCTCTATGCCGGTATGGCGGGGAAACTCGATGGAGGCGGCAGCGCTGGAGGCCATCTCTACTCCATCACTACGGCAGGCACCGCAAGTAGTGCGACAACCTGGGCTGATCTTGCAACATCACCTGTTACAAATAGCCAAGGAACCGGATTCAACCCGGGAGGCTTTGATCTCTCGGCGGTGGCGGTAGACTCCCATGACGCGAGCGGAAAGACTGTCTATGCGACAGTGATGGGGTTTGTGGGAAACGGGATCAATACAGAGCACCTCTATCGTTCCATAGATGCCGGTGCACATTGGAGCAACATTAGCAGCAACCTGCCTAACGCTCCGGCCAACAGCGTCGTCGTCGATCCGAACGATGCCAATACGCTTTACGTTGCGATGGATACTGGCGTGTACGTTACGACCGCGGTGACGACATGCACCATTGCCAATTGCTGGAGTGTTTATGGCATCGGCTTGCCGAATGCCCCTGTCGTAGAGCTTGCGGCCGCACCAGCCATGGCTACCGGTGATGGACGCACTGGTGAGTTGCGCGCTGCGACCTATGGCCGCGGGTTGTGGCAGATTCCACTCGTGACGGCAGCGATTGCAGCACAACCGACGATCAGCCTAAATCCGACTTCGCTCACGTATAGTGCACAACCTATCGGCAATGCGAGTGCGGCGCAGATTATTACAGTTACAAATATGGGACTCGCGCCGCTCACGATCAGCCAGATCGCTGTTACGGGGGATTTCACCGAGACTGCCAACTGTGTTGCGGGACCCATCGCTATAAACTCGACGTGCACGATTCAAGTAGTCTTTCTACCTACTGCGACTGGGGGGCGCAGTGGGGTTCTTACTGTCTACGGCAACGTTGCCGGCGGCCAAGCGACCGCGACACTGTCAGGTACTGGACTAGCTGCTGCGGCAATTGTTCTCGACCCTGTTGTGCTCACGTTTCCTTCAACAACTCTCAACGCAACCAGCCCGGTTCAAAACATTACTATCTCCAATACAAGTAATAGCGCGGTGGGCCTGCAGAGGGTGATCGTAAACGGGGGCGATTTCAGGATCACGGTCAATACCTGTGGTCCGAGCCTTGGGCCAGGGGTTGGGTGCACAGTTGGAATTGCCTTCACGCCTAGCGCGTCCGGCACTCGAATTGGAACTTTAGCCGTGACAGATGATGCAGGAACTCAAACGGCGTCGCTGAGCGGAGTTGGAACATCTCCTGCAACCGACGCACTCTCGCCGCTGACACTCACGTTTGGGGCACAGCAGGTAGATACTGCGAGCGCCACCCAGCAGATCACTCTATCCAATACGGGAGATCTGCCATTGACTCTCATTGCAGCACAGGTCACGAGCGGAGACTTCACAGTCGTCAACGCCTGCGGCAACTCGCTGAACCCGCACTCCACTTGCTCCATGAACGTCGCCTTCGCTCCGAAGGACGTTGGCCCTCTCAGCGGCGTGCTTTCGATATCGGACCAGTATCGAACCCAGACGGTCACGCTAAACGGGACCGGCATTGCACCGCCCGGTGTGTCACTGGCGCCTTTCTCGATGGTTGTGTTCCCTCCTACAGGTGTTGGGCTTCAGTCTGCTTCACAAACCATTACGTTAACCAACAATGTCGGCGCCCCGCTCTCGATACAAGGCATCTCGCTTACGGGAGACTTTGTGATTTTGCCGAATAGCAGCACCTGTGGAGCGACCGTTGCTCCCGATGCTGCATGCGTGTTGCAGGTCGCTTTCGCGCCGACCGTTGGTGGTCCGCGTACTGGGTCGCTTACGGTGACAGATAGCGCGGGCAATTCACCGCAGGCGCTTTCGCTTACGGGACCGGGTGTGGACTTTACGCTTACCACCAATGGGATTACCAGCGTCACTATCATGAGCGGTCAGAATGCTGTCTTTCCCTTGCTGCTCAGTTCGGCGTCCAATGTCTCCGGGACAGCAAAATTCACCTGCTCGGGAATGCCTGCTAACTCGACTTGTAATATCACGCCTTCCAATATTCCGCTCGGTAGTACGACTACTGTTTCTGTAACTGTGTTGACGGGCGTAGCCTCTGCTTCGTCCAACCGTCCTTTCATCGGTCGCTCGGGCGTTATTTTATTTGTGGCTTTGTTCCCGCTTGGTTTGCTGGTGCTTCGTCCAGCGCGCCGCTCCAGTGTGGCTGGTTTTGCTCTGCTTTGTTTACTGCTTGCAGCAAGCGGTTGTGGTGTGGGAAGGGAGATTCCTTTGACGAGTGGATCGAACCCTGGCGGGCCTTCAGGCCCACCAACGGCGGCGGGGACTTACACCGTGGTTGCGGCGGCAACGAGTGCTGGCTTGACGCGAAGTGTCAACCTCACGCTCATCGTGCAGTAG
- a CDS encoding NAD(P)/FAD-dependent oxidoreductase, whose product MTTKPHVQKVDVVVLGAGAAGMMCAIEAGKRGRRVVLLDHAERVGKKILISGGGRCNFTNIHCRPENFLSENLHFAKSALARFTPSDMIAMVERHGIRYHEKTLGQLFCDRSAHDIVTMLERECAEAGIRIILGAKAISVERNDYLEVRTSESAFHSESVVIATGGLSIPKMGATTLGYTLAEQFGLRIVACRPGLVPLVFSAEDREQWCDLAGLSAEVVAQARARPREGSFREKMLITHRGLSGPAILQTSSYWQPGEAITIDLAPDLNVLAPLLARNARRDASAAANAIRAVLPSRMAERWVVLHDPVDWTNASLAKMEQHLHQWPLTPAGTEGYAKAEVTVGGVDTVELDAKTMQSRKVPGLYFIGEVVDVTGWLGGYNFQWAWASGVSAGQSA is encoded by the coding sequence ATGACCACAAAACCGCACGTGCAGAAGGTTGATGTCGTAGTACTCGGCGCCGGCGCGGCGGGAATGATGTGCGCCATCGAAGCTGGCAAGCGCGGACGCCGGGTGGTCCTGCTCGATCACGCCGAACGCGTCGGGAAAAAAATCCTGATCTCAGGCGGAGGCCGCTGCAACTTCACCAACATCCACTGCCGCCCAGAAAATTTTCTTTCAGAAAATCTCCACTTCGCGAAGTCCGCTTTGGCGCGCTTCACACCGTCCGACATGATCGCCATGGTCGAACGACACGGCATCCGCTACCACGAGAAGACGCTGGGACAACTCTTCTGCGACCGCTCCGCCCATGATATCGTCACCATGCTCGAGCGCGAGTGCGCAGAGGCCGGTATCCGCATCATCCTCGGAGCCAAAGCCATCTCCGTCGAGCGCAACGATTATCTCGAAGTTCGTACCTCGGAGTCAGCGTTTCACTCCGAGTCGGTGGTCATCGCCACCGGAGGCCTCTCCATCCCGAAGATGGGCGCAACCACACTCGGCTACACACTGGCCGAGCAGTTTGGCCTGCGCATCGTTGCGTGCAGACCGGGCTTAGTCCCCCTCGTCTTCAGCGCCGAGGATCGCGAGCAGTGGTGCGACCTGGCTGGTTTATCAGCCGAGGTGGTGGCTCAAGCGAGAGCACGGCCACGAGAAGGAAGCTTCCGTGAAAAGATGTTGATCACACATCGGGGGCTGAGCGGGCCAGCAATCCTGCAGACATCGTCGTACTGGCAGCCGGGCGAGGCCATAACCATAGACCTCGCGCCCGATCTGAACGTCCTTGCCCCATTGCTGGCGAGAAATGCACGAAGAGATGCCTCCGCAGCAGCGAACGCGATACGCGCCGTCTTGCCGTCTCGCATGGCAGAGCGATGGGTTGTGCTCCACGATCCAGTCGACTGGACAAACGCATCCTTAGCGAAGATGGAACAGCATCTCCATCAGTGGCCTCTGACTCCCGCCGGCACCGAAGGCTATGCCAAGGCCGAGGTCACCGTGGGTGGCGTGGATACCGTAGAACTGGATGCAAAGACAATGCAGAGCCGCAAGGTGCCCGGCCTTTATTTCATCGGCGAGGTCGTCGATGTGACCGGATGGCTGGGAGGCTACAACTTTCAGTGGGCATGGGCCTCTGGAGTGAGCGCTGGACAGTCAGCCTGA
- a CDS encoding class I SAM-dependent rRNA methyltransferase — translation MLRKVEDRAPRVVAAQPHGPAAAITRRAADRLRAGHLWVYRSDIESLVPPIGATEIQPGALITVMDSRGIPLGTGLYSAASQIAVRIVSNEAALPRTAYLEQLRERVLAALALRDEVAPESMEDDACRLIFSEADNLPGIVADRYNDLVILQLLTQGTAQDDVRNLLTEVLRDRLRPNIHPDTGGITLWERPDPKIRELEQLAHPAPGPLHPPHHQDTTETPQLTTIFTINGLRFHFDAGSGQKTGAFLDQRLNYAAAARYATGSALDICTYQGGFALHMAQNCRQVTGVDASLSALEVADRNRELNPDLQAQIEWLEADAFELLREYESTGQQYDTIVLDPPAFAKSKRAAEGAMRGYKELNLRAIKMLRPGGTLITCSCSHHVPLQEFTEVVSSAASDAGRRVQLLETRGAPPDHPAILTLPETSYLKCLITRVG, via the coding sequence ATGCTTAGAAAAGTGGAAGATCGGGCCCCGCGAGTCGTCGCGGCCCAGCCGCACGGACCAGCCGCAGCCATCACCCGCCGCGCCGCAGACCGCCTCCGGGCCGGACACCTCTGGGTCTACCGGTCAGACATCGAATCCCTCGTCCCCCCAATCGGCGCCACCGAGATCCAGCCCGGAGCACTCATCACCGTCATGGACAGCCGCGGCATCCCCCTCGGCACCGGCCTCTACAGCGCCGCGTCGCAGATCGCAGTAAGAATCGTCTCGAACGAAGCCGCACTCCCCCGAACCGCCTACCTCGAGCAGCTCCGCGAGCGAGTCCTCGCCGCCCTCGCCCTCCGCGACGAAGTAGCCCCCGAGTCCATGGAAGACGACGCCTGCCGCCTCATCTTCTCCGAGGCCGACAACCTCCCCGGCATCGTCGCCGACCGCTACAACGACCTCGTCATCCTCCAACTCCTCACCCAGGGGACCGCACAGGACGACGTCCGCAACCTCCTCACCGAAGTCCTGCGCGACCGCCTCCGCCCCAACATACACCCCGACACCGGGGGTATCACCCTCTGGGAGCGCCCCGACCCAAAGATCCGCGAACTCGAACAACTCGCCCACCCCGCACCCGGTCCCCTCCACCCCCCACACCATCAGGACACCACCGAAACACCACAACTCACCACCATCTTCACCATCAACGGCCTTCGTTTTCACTTCGACGCAGGCTCTGGCCAGAAGACGGGAGCCTTCCTCGACCAGCGCCTCAACTACGCCGCCGCAGCCCGCTACGCAACCGGCTCCGCGCTCGACATCTGCACTTATCAAGGCGGATTCGCCCTCCACATGGCCCAGAACTGCCGTCAGGTCACCGGAGTCGACGCCAGCCTCAGCGCCCTCGAAGTAGCCGACCGCAACCGAGAGCTCAACCCCGACCTTCAAGCCCAGATCGAGTGGCTCGAAGCCGACGCCTTCGAGCTCCTCCGCGAGTACGAGTCCACCGGCCAGCAATACGACACCATCGTCCTCGACCCACCCGCCTTCGCCAAGTCCAAGCGCGCCGCCGAAGGCGCCATGCGCGGCTACAAGGAGCTCAACCTCCGCGCCATCAAGATGCTCCGCCCCGGCGGAACCCTCATCACCTGCTCCTGCTCCCACCACGTCCCTCTGCAGGAGTTCACTGAGGTCGTCTCCTCAGCCGCCTCCGATGCAGGCCGCCGAGTGCAGCTCCTCGAGACCCGGGGCGCCCCCCCCGACCACCCCGCCATCCTCACCCTCCCCGAGACCAGCTACCTCAAATGCCTCATCACCCGGGTGGGGTAA